Proteins encoded together in one Zonotrichia albicollis isolate bZonAlb1 unplaced genomic scaffold, bZonAlb1.hap1 Scaffold_254, whole genome shotgun sequence window:
- the LOC141727748 gene encoding olfactory receptor 14J1-like, which yields MMSYDRYVSICKPLHYGTLLGSRACAHMAAAAWASAFLYSLLHTANTFSLPLCHGNALGQFFCEIPQILKLSCSKSYLRELGLLAVSGCLVFVCFVFIIFSYVQIFRAVLRIPSEQGRHKAFSTCFPHLAVLSLFLSTGTFTYLKSPSISSPSLDVSLSVLYSVVPPALNPLIYSLRNQELKAAGA from the exons ATGATGtcctacgaccgctacgtgtccatctgcaaacccctgcactacgggaccctcctgggcagcagagcttgtgcccacatggcagcagctgcctgggccagtgcctttctctattcactgctgcacacagccaatacattttccctgcctctgtgccatggcaatgccctgggccagttcttctgcgaaatcccccaaatcctgaagctctcctgctccaaatcctacctcagggaacttgggcttctTGCTGTTAGCGGTTgtttggtgtttgtttgttttgtgttcattattttctcctatgtgcagatcttcagggctgtgctgaggatcccctcggagcagggacggcacaaagccttttccacctgcttccctcacctggctgtgctctccttgttcctcagcactggcacatttACCTACCTGAAGtctccctccatctcctccccatccctggatgtgtccctgtcagttctgtactcggtggtgcctccagccctgaaccccctcatctacagcctgaggaaccaggagctcaaggctgca GGGGCttag
- the LOC141727835 gene encoding olfactory receptor 14J1-like → MSNSSSIRHFLLLALADTRQLQLLHFCLLLGTSLAALLGNGLIISAVACSPHLHKPMFFFLLNLALSDLGSICTTVPKAMHNSLWDTRDISYSGCAAQLFFFLFFIGAAYYLLTIMCYDRYVSICKPLHYGTLLGSRACAHMAVAAWASAFLNALIHTASTFSLPLCHGNVVGQFFCEIPQILKLSCSKSYLRELGFLAVTACSSFGCFVFIVFSYVQIFRAVLRIPSEQGRHKAFSTCLPHLAVLTLFISTIMFAHLRPPSISSPSLDLALSVLYSVVPPTLNPLIYSLRNQELKAAVWRLMTGCFQKH, encoded by the coding sequence atgtccaacagcagctccatcaggcacttcctcctgctggcattggcagacacgcggcagctgcagctcctgcacttctgcctcttgctgggcacctccctggctgccctcctgggcaacggcctcatcatcagcgccgtagcctgcagccCCCACCTGCACaagcccatgttcttcttcctgctcaacctggccctcagcgacctgggctccatctgcaccactgtccccaaagccatgcacaattccctctgggacaccagggacatctcctactcaggatgtgctgctcagctctttttctttctgttcttcattgGAGCTGCGTACTATCTcttgaccatcatgtgctacgaccgctacgtgtccatctgcaaacccctgcactacgggaccctcctgggcagcagagcttgtgcccacatggcagtagctgcctgggccagtgcctttctcaatgctctcattcACACTGCCagtacattttccctgcccctgtgccatggcaatgtcgtgggccagttcttctgtgaaatcccacagatcctaaagctctcctgctctaaatcctacctcagggaacttgggttTCTTGCTGTTACTGCCTGTTCAtcatttggctgttttgtgttcattgttttctcttatgtgcagatcttcagggctgtgctgaggatcccctctgagcagggacggcacaaagccttttccacatgcctccctcacctggctgttcTCACCCTGTTCATTAGCACTATCATGTTTGCTCACCTCaggcccccctccatctcctccccatccctggatctggccctgtcagttctgtactcggtggtgcctccaaccctgaaccccctcatctacagcctgaggaaccaggagctcaaggctgcagtgtggagactgatgactggatgctttcagaaacattaa